From Triticum urartu cultivar G1812 chromosome 2, Tu2.1, whole genome shotgun sequence, a single genomic window includes:
- the LOC125538060 gene encoding probable xyloglucan endotransglucosylase/hydrolase protein 12, translated as MESSRRALLLVAMAATVIGLASASFRDNCDIKWNPENAAFSDDGHGLTMSLKSNSSGCLLQTKKQFIYGSVSTLIKLVPGNSAGTVTTYYTSSVGADHDEIDFEFLGNETGQPYTLHTNVFADGVGKKEMQFVPWFDPTADFHAYTISWTPCMIVWYVDDVPIRVFRNYRDKGIAYPIKRPMFGYSSIWSAEDWATQGGRVKADWSKAPFVAGYRDMVLDVCPCDGADSCVYGCAGAFSHGGRQQNCAGLTDQQRAKMQEVQKSHRIYDYCVDYRDNKKPGPECSLPQYSTHAYPAAV; from the exons ATGGAGAGCTCAAGGAGGGCCCTCCTCCTGGTGGCGATGGCGGCGACGGTCATCGGCCTCGCGAGTGCCAGTTTCCGTGACAACTGTGACATCAAGTGGAACCCCGAGAACGCGGCCTTCTCCGATGACGGCCACGGCCTGACCATGTCCCTAAAGAGCAACTCCTCCGGCTGCTTGCTGCAGACGAAGAAGCAGTTCATCTACGGCAGCGTCTCCACCCTCATCAAGCTCGTCCCGGGGAACTCCGCCGGCACCGTCACCACATACTAC ACATCGTCCGTGGGGGCCGACCATGACGAGATCGACTTCGAGTTCCTGGGGAACGAGACCGGGCAGCCCTACACGCTGCACACCAACGTGTTCGCCGACGGCGTGGGCAAGAAGGAGATGCAGTTCGTGCCCTGGTTCGACCCCACCGCCGACTTCCATGCCTACACCATCTCCTGGACGCCCTGCATGATCGTCTGGTACGTCGACGACGTCCCCATCCGGGTGTTCCGCAACTACCGGGACAAGGGCATTGCGTACCCGATCAAGCGTCCCATGTTCGGCTACTCCAGCATCTGGTCGGCGGAGGACTGGGCCACGCAGGGCGGCCGCGTCAAGGCCGACTGGTCCAAGGCACCCTTCGTCGCCGGCTACCGCGACATGGTCCTCGACGTCTGCCCCTGCGACGGAGCCGACTCCTGCGTCTACGGCTGCGCCGGGGCGTTCAGCCACGGCGGGCGGCAGCAGAACTGTGCTGGCCTCACCGACCAGCAGCGGGCCAAGATGCAGGAGGTGCAGAAGTCTCACAGGATCTACGACTACTGCGTGGACTACAGGGACAACAAGAAGCCCGGCCCCGAGTGCAGCCTGCCGCAGTACTCGACCCATGCATATCCAGCTGCAGTCTGA